Below is a genomic region from Pectobacterium polaris.
ATTCCCTGCTGACGAGCAGGGAATATCGCTGCAACAACCTCAACAGAGCGTGCGCCTGCCGTCATTACTCCTCGCTTATACTCTAAATAATTCGAGTTTCAGGCAGGCGGCAAGCGAAGGAATCCCGATGAGCTTACATAGGTAAGTGATTCGGGTGACTGAACGATGCCAACGCACATGCAACTTGAAGTATGACGAGTATATTTGATCTGCGTTGAAGTATTTGTCATCCGCTCGCCGCATCATGGTGAATGGAGCTATTTGGCTCAACTCAGGTATAGCCGTTTATGGAACAATTGAAATCGGAACTCAGTACGGTGTTGGGGGAAAGCCTCAGCCGGCTTGAGCGCATAAGCGAACAGCCCTATGCGGATCTGTATGCCTTGTATGATAAAGAAGGCAACGCGATGCCTTTGTTGGCTAAAAGTTATGTTTGTCAGGGCGTGGCGCAGCAGGAAGCCTACAAACTTTCGATGCTGGCGCGTGAAGGCGACGTACGTTTGCCAACCGTTTATGGACTGGTGTTGACGCAACAGCAGCCTTATCGGGAACTGCTGCTGATTGAGCGCTTGCGCGGCGTGTCGGTGGAAGCGCCGCCAAGAAACGGCCAGCGCTGGACGCTGCTGATGGACCAAATTGTTGAGAATGTATTGGCTTGGCACCGAATTGATAGCCATGGCTGCGTCGGTTCCGTGGACAGTACGCAGGACAATGATTGGTTCAGCTGGTACCAACAGCGTCTGGAAGTCCTGTGGTCCACGTTGCTCAATGTCAATGCGCCGCAGCTTACGCAGCAGGATCGGAGCGTACTTTATCGTTCGCGCCAGTGCTTAGAGATGTTGTTTGACGATTTCGAAGATGGCTGTGTGTTGGTTCACGGTAACCTGTCGCTGCGCAGTATGTTGAAGGATGCACGTAGCGATCAGCTATTGGCAATGATCAATCCGGGAATGATGCTGTGGGCACCGAGAGAGTATGAACTCTTCCGGCTTTGTGAATCCGGTATGCCGGAGCAGCTGCTTTATCACTATCTGAAACAGGCACCAGTATCAGAGTCCTTTGTCTACCGGCGCTGGCTATATGTCATTTGGGAAGCCGTCTCCCGCTATATCCACACGGGACAGCTAGACCGTCAGCTATTTGATGTGGCTTCCCGAGAGCTATCTCCCTGGTTGGAGTGAGCCTGCGGTTGTTCCGCGTCGTGGGGTGCTGCCGAGGTTCCCTTCAGTGCCTGCCAGAGGCGACCGAGCGTTTCGTACCAGGCTCGTTCGCTGTGCGATAAATAGTAAGCGGAAGGGAATACTTTTTCCCACGGGTTAAGCGCAGAGGTAATCGCCATCTGATTTGCTGGCGCAGGAATCGGCGCTAACCCCTGAGTCTGGAAGAATCGAATGGCGCGAGGCAAATGGTTGGCTGAGGTCACCAGCAAGAAAGGGCGATCGCCAACAATCTTAGCGGTTGCAGCCGCTTCTTCTTCCGTATCTCTTGGCGTATCCAGAATGACGATATCCTGCTGGGGAATACCCAAACTTTCGGCGACCAGCGCCGCGGTTTTCGCACTGCTAACAGGGTTACCCTGTGCGGCTCCACCGGTAAAAATCAACTTTGCGCCGGGATTGGCATGATAAAGGCGAACGCCTTCCGTGACGCGCGGGAGGCTGTTGCTGATGAGATTAGAACTGGGTGCCCATTCCGCGTTATAGGTATATCCCCCGCCTAACACGACAATATATTCGGCTTTGCTCGTCTGCGGCGTTGGCCGCCAGGTTGGGTAGTGTGATTCCAGTGGTAACAACAGTCGATCGGCAACAGGCTGTAGGCTGAGCAGAATAAGCATCAGCCAACTGGCTAATATTATCGCTTTTCCCGTGCGCTGCCGCTGGGTAAACCAAAGCAGCAACAGACCAACACCCATCAGAAGTAATAGCAATGGCAGGGGCTGAAGAAGGCCACCGGCGAACTTTTTGAGTGTGAAAAGCATAAAATTGCATTCCTTTTGAGTGAAAAAACCGCATCCGGGAAGATATCATGCGGTAAGGCCATTTATTCTAAGCCAGCCTGTGCCAAAATGGCAGGCTGGAAAAAAATCGCATCGCGCAGACATGTCCTGCACGAGATCCCCGTTTATATGATGCGGAACAATGACTGATGCAGGATCGCAATTTTAACGATATCGCCGAAAAATTTGCTCAGAATATCTATGGCACGACGAAGGGGAGACTTCGGCTGGCGGTATTGTGGCAGGATCTTAGCGATCTTTTGACCCGACTCCCGGCACGGCCTTTGCGCATCCTTGATGCGGGAGGCGGTGAAGGGCAGATGGCCTGTCGTTTGGCGGCTTTAGGACATCAGGTATTGTTGTGCGATGTTTCCGGTGAGATGATTCAGCGCGCCAAAAATGCGGCAGCGGAGCAGGGCGTTACCCATAATATGCGTTTTGTGCAGTGTGCCGCACAGGATATCGCGCAATATATGGATAGCCCCGCCGATCTGATATTGTTCCATGCGGTGCTGGAATGGGTCGCGCAACCGCAGCAGGTGCTGAAAACACTGTACGATAGCCTGTCGCCGGGTGGCGCATTGTCCCTGATGTTCTATAACCATCATGGGCTGTTGATGCGTAACATGGTGGTGGGCAACTTTGATTATGTTCAGGCCGGAATGCCTAAGGGCAAACGGCGCTCGCTCTCGCCAGATCACCCGCTGAACCCGCAAGACGTGTACGGCTGGCTTGATGAGATGGGGCTGACCATTAGCGGGAAAACGGGCGTGCGCGTGTTTCATGACTACTTGAAAAACAAACAGCAGCAAGTTGAGAAATTTGACGACATTCTGGAGATTGAACAGCGGTATTGTCGGCAAGAGCCTTTTGTGAGTTTGGGCCGTTATATCCATGTCATGGCGCATAAACCCCATTTGAAGGATGCATTATGAGTGATTTTTCCCAGACTGTACCCGAACTGGTCGCCTGGGCACGAAAAAACGATTTCTCCATTTCCCTTCCCACCGAACGCCTGGCGTTTTTGATGGCGATTGCCACGCTTAACGGCGAACGCATGGATGGTGAAATGAGTGAAGGTGAGCTGATTGATGCCTTCCGTCATGTGAGTCAGGGATTTGATCAGACGAACGAAACCATTACCCTTCGCGCCAATAACGCGATTAACGATCTGGTGCGCCAGCGCTTGCTTAACCGCTTTACCAGCGAGCAGGCCGAAGGTAATGCGATTTATCGTCTGACGCCGCTGGGGATTGGCATTACCGATTATTACATTCGGCAGCGTGAGTTCTCGACGCTGCGCCTTTCCATGCAGCTCTCTATCGTGGCGCAAGAACTCAGTCGCGCAGCCGATGCGGCGGAGGAAGACGGCGATGAATTTCACTGGCACCGCAACGTATTTGCGCCACTGAAATATTCCGTTGCAGAAATTTTTGACAGTATCGATCTGTCACAGCGTGTGATGGATGAGCAGCAGCAGGGCGTTAAAGATGATATCGCCGCGCTGTTAAATCAGGACTGGCGAGCCGCGATCAGTAGCTGTGAACAACTGCTGACGGAAACGTCATCGACGCTGCGTGAGCTACAGGATACGCTGGAAGCCGCAGGCGACAAATTGCAGACGAGCCTGTTGAGCATTCAGGATGCGATTATGAATAATCCGCATAATCTGGAGTTTGTCGACAAGCTGGTGTTTGACCTGCAAAACAAACTCGACCGCATTGTGAGTTGGGGACAGCAGACGATAGATCTGTGGATTGGTTACGACCGCCACGTACATAAGTTTATCCGTACCGCGATTGATATGGATAAAAACCGCGTCTTTGCCCAGCGGTTGCGTCAGTCGGTGCAGAGCTATTTCGATAGCCCTTGGGCGCTGACGTTCGCCAACGCGGATCGCCTGCTGGATATGCGCGACGAAGAACTGACGCTGCGTAGTGAAGAAGTCACCGGTGAACTGCCGCCGGAACTGGAATACGAAGAATTTAGTGAAATGCGCGAGCAGCTGATCGCGCTAGTCGAGCAGGCGTTGCATAAATATAAAGCGCAACAGATTCCGCTGGATTTGAGTGAAGTGATGCGTGAGTACCTCGCGCAGCATCCTCGCTCGCGGCATTTTGATGTTGCCCGAATCGTGGTCGACCAGGCAGTACGTCTGGGCGTAGCCGAAACAGATTTCACCGGATTGCCTGCATTGTGGCAGGCGATCAATGATTACGGAGCCAAGGTACAGGCCCATGTCATCGACAAATATTGAACAATTTATGCCAGTGAAGCTGGCAACCGCGCTGTCGAATAACCTCTTTCCTGCGCTGGACAGCCACTTGCGCGCCGGGCGTCATGTTGGCATTGAAGAACTGGAGAACCATGTATTTTTGATGGATTTCCAGGACGTGCTGGAAGAGTTCTACAGCCGTTACAACGTAGAGCTGATTCGCGCGCCGGAAGGATTCTTCTATCTGCGTCCGCGTTCTACCACGCTGATCCCGCGCTCGGTACTGTCTGAGCTGGATATGATGGTAGGGAAAATTCTCTGCTATCTCTATCTGAGCCCAGAGCGTTTGGCGCACGAAGGCATTTTCAGCCAGCAGGAGCTGTATGAAGAGCTGCTGAGTCTGGCGGATGAAAGCAAACTGCTGAAGCTGGTTAACCAGCGTTCTACCGGTTCCGATCTGGATCGCCAAAAATTGCAGGAAAAAGTCAGAACGTCGCTTAACCGCTTACGTCGGTTAGGCATGATCTACTTTATGGGCAATGACAGCAGCAAATTCAGAATTACTGAATCGGTGTTCCGCTTCGGAGCTGATGTGCGCAGCGGCGATGATGCCCGCGAAGCACAGCTACGCATGATTCGCGATGGTGAAGCGATGCCTGTTGAAGGTAGTTTGTCGCTGAAAGATGACAGCGACGACAATGATCGCACCGATGATACCGCGCCAGAAACGGGCGAGGATGAATAAGAGCTTATCCCATTAGAGCTATTTCATTTGCCATTTTGAACCTGGGCAGTGCTCGAAATCCTCACGTGCTACGTGTACGCTCCGGTTTCTGCGCGCTGTCCGTGTCCAAACTGACTGCACCAATAACGCCTACTGGGATGGGCTCTACGTGTTGAGGATGAACAGGAATGATTGAACGCGGTAAATTTCGCTCACTAACGCTGGTCAACTGGAACGGCTTTTTCGCCCGCACCTTCGATCTGGATGAACTGGTTACCACGCTATCCGGCGGTAACGGTGCTGGGAAATCCACCACGATGGCCGCCTTTATTACGGCGCTGATCCCTGACCTGACGCTGTTGCACTTCAGGAACACCACCGAAGCCGGTGCCACCAGCGGTTCGCGCGATAAAGGCCTGCACGGTAAATTGCGCGCCGGCGTCTGCTACTCCACGCTGGATGTCGTCAACTCGCGTCATCAGCGCGTGCTGGTTGGGGTTCGTCTCCAGCAGGTTGCAGGACGCGACCGTAAAGTCGATATCAAACCTTTTACCATTCAGGGATTACCGACGGCGATACAGCCGACGCAAATTCTGACGCAGGTGGTCGGCGATCGTCAGGCGCGCGTGCTCTCATTGCAGGAGCTGAAAGATCGCGTCGAGGAGATGGAAGGCGTTCAGTTCAAGCAGTTTAACTCCATCACCGACTATCACTCGCTGATGTTTGATTTGGGCGTGGTGCCGCGTCGCCTGCGTTCTGCTTCCGATCGCAGTAAGTTCTATCGTCTGATCGAAGCTTCGCTGTACGGCGGTATTTCCAGTGCGATTACTCGCTCGCTGCGTGACTACCTGCTGCCGGAAAATAGCGGCGTGCGTAAAGCGTTTCAGGATATGGAAGCGGCGCTGCGTGAAAACCGCATGACGCTGGAAGCGATTCGCGTTACTCAGTCCGATCGCGATCTGTTTAAGCACCTGATCTCTGAAGCGACGTCCTATGTTGCTGCTGACTACATGCGGCACGCCAATGAGCGCCGTATTCATCTGGATGGGGCGTTGGAACTGCGTCGTGACCTGTTCTCCAGCCGTAAGCAACTGTCGAGCGAGCAATATCGCCATGTAGA
It encodes:
- the elyC gene encoding envelope biogenesis factor ElyC; amino-acid sequence: MLFTLKKFAGGLLQPLPLLLLLMGVGLLLLWFTQRQRTGKAIILASWLMLILLSLQPVADRLLLPLESHYPTWRPTPQTSKAEYIVVLGGGYTYNAEWAPSSNLISNSLPRVTEGVRLYHANPGAKLIFTGGAAQGNPVSSAKTAALVAESLGIPQQDIVILDTPRDTEEEAAATAKIVGDRPFLLVTSANHLPRAIRFFQTQGLAPIPAPANQMAITSALNPWEKVFPSAYYLSHSERAWYETLGRLWQALKGTSAAPHDAEQPQAHSNQGDSSREATSNS
- the mukF gene encoding chromosome partition protein MukF, coding for MSDFSQTVPELVAWARKNDFSISLPTERLAFLMAIATLNGERMDGEMSEGELIDAFRHVSQGFDQTNETITLRANNAINDLVRQRLLNRFTSEQAEGNAIYRLTPLGIGITDYYIRQREFSTLRLSMQLSIVAQELSRAADAAEEDGDEFHWHRNVFAPLKYSVAEIFDSIDLSQRVMDEQQQGVKDDIAALLNQDWRAAISSCEQLLTETSSTLRELQDTLEAAGDKLQTSLLSIQDAIMNNPHNLEFVDKLVFDLQNKLDRIVSWGQQTIDLWIGYDRHVHKFIRTAIDMDKNRVFAQRLRQSVQSYFDSPWALTFANADRLLDMRDEELTLRSEEVTGELPPELEYEEFSEMREQLIALVEQALHKYKAQQIPLDLSEVMREYLAQHPRSRHFDVARIVVDQAVRLGVAETDFTGLPALWQAINDYGAKVQAHVIDKY
- the mukE gene encoding chromosome partition protein MukE, which produces MSSTNIEQFMPVKLATALSNNLFPALDSHLRAGRHVGIEELENHVFLMDFQDVLEEFYSRYNVELIRAPEGFFYLRPRSTTLIPRSVLSELDMMVGKILCYLYLSPERLAHEGIFSQQELYEELLSLADESKLLKLVNQRSTGSDLDRQKLQEKVRTSLNRLRRLGMIYFMGNDSSKFRITESVFRFGADVRSGDDAREAQLRMIRDGEAMPVEGSLSLKDDSDDNDRTDDTAPETGEDE
- the cmoM gene encoding tRNA uridine 5-oxyacetic acid(34) methyltransferase CmoM, with protein sequence MQDRNFNDIAEKFAQNIYGTTKGRLRLAVLWQDLSDLLTRLPARPLRILDAGGGEGQMACRLAALGHQVLLCDVSGEMIQRAKNAAAEQGVTHNMRFVQCAAQDIAQYMDSPADLILFHAVLEWVAQPQQVLKTLYDSLSPGGALSLMFYNHHGLLMRNMVVGNFDYVQAGMPKGKRRSLSPDHPLNPQDVYGWLDEMGLTISGKTGVRVFHDYLKNKQQQVEKFDDILEIEQRYCRQEPFVSLGRYIHVMAHKPHLKDAL
- a CDS encoding YcbJ family phosphotransferase, producing the protein MEQLKSELSTVLGESLSRLERISEQPYADLYALYDKEGNAMPLLAKSYVCQGVAQQEAYKLSMLAREGDVRLPTVYGLVLTQQQPYRELLLIERLRGVSVEAPPRNGQRWTLLMDQIVENVLAWHRIDSHGCVGSVDSTQDNDWFSWYQQRLEVLWSTLLNVNAPQLTQQDRSVLYRSRQCLEMLFDDFEDGCVLVHGNLSLRSMLKDARSDQLLAMINPGMMLWAPREYELFRLCESGMPEQLLYHYLKQAPVSESFVYRRWLYVIWEAVSRYIHTGQLDRQLFDVASRELSPWLE